One stretch of Sphingomonas rosea DNA includes these proteins:
- a CDS encoding GNAT family N-acetyltransferase, whose amino-acid sequence MTPTIRRATVRDVPAMHAIRKAARENRLSETTLIREASYLPYIASGSSWIAEDAAGMLGFAAVDAQARWVWALFVRVGAEGAGVGQALHERILSWARSQGIANLSLSTEEGSRAIKFYGRAGWQRTQTGPDGEVFFRRAV is encoded by the coding sequence ATGACACCGACCATCAGGCGCGCCACGGTCCGCGACGTTCCGGCGATGCACGCCATCCGGAAGGCCGCGCGGGAAAACCGCCTGTCCGAGACGACGCTGATCCGCGAGGCCTCCTACCTCCCCTATATCGCGTCGGGCAGCAGCTGGATCGCCGAGGATGCGGCCGGAATGCTCGGCTTTGCCGCGGTCGACGCGCAGGCGCGCTGGGTCTGGGCCCTGTTCGTCCGGGTCGGGGCCGAAGGGGCCGGGGTCGGCCAAGCACTCCACGAACGCATCCTGTCCTGGGCGCGCTCGCAAGGCATCGCCAACCTCTCACTCAGCACCGAGGAAGGAAGCAGGGCGATCAAATTCTACGGCCGCGCCGGATGGCAGCGCACGCAGACCGGGCCCGACGGCGAGGTGTTCTTCCGGCGCGCGGTCTAG
- a CDS encoding efflux transporter outer membrane subunit gives MTAASRLALVAVLALSGCAPALRPVPDASVVTPPLAWRTELPGTAAIDQRWWASFGDPALTALVEAARANNNDVLVAAARIEEARGTEAQSRSLLFPTVEGGANAAVRREVSAFGKAQESVVAQPLARVSYELDLFGKNRAGIDAARAGVAASEAAREATLLSVSGATASGYVTLLALDARLDTLKRTLAVQQKSVHYAQRRAEVGYTSQLEWRQAQAEYQSTAQLVPQVEAQIARQENALSVLTGALPGAIRRGGTLTSLTQPPPPAIVPSELLRRRPDIAAAEYQLAASDAQMRAARARFLPTIGISGSVGTVFSDLLKSPISIWSLGGSVLAPIFDGGRLKGQLTSATARRDQAAFAYRGTVLTAFREVEDRLATLARLRDQQAALDAQRVAVADALRHARNRYDAGYSPYIEQVDAQRSLLGVELSLVQLRADRLNALIGLYQAVGGAPPVAASRPIASAGG, from the coding sequence ATGACCGCCGCATCGCGCCTCGCCCTCGTCGCCGTGCTCGCCTTGTCGGGCTGCGCCCCTGCCCTTCGCCCGGTGCCCGACGCCTCGGTCGTCACGCCGCCGCTCGCCTGGCGCACCGAGCTGCCCGGAACGGCCGCGATCGACCAGCGCTGGTGGGCTTCGTTCGGCGACCCCGCGCTGACGGCGCTGGTCGAGGCCGCGCGGGCCAACAACAACGACGTACTCGTCGCGGCAGCGCGCATCGAGGAAGCGCGCGGGACCGAGGCACAGTCGCGCTCTCTGCTCTTTCCCACGGTCGAGGGCGGCGCCAATGCCGCGGTCCGGCGCGAGGTGTCGGCGTTCGGCAAGGCGCAGGAATCGGTGGTCGCCCAGCCGCTCGCGCGCGTGAGTTACGAGCTCGACCTGTTCGGCAAGAACCGTGCCGGGATCGATGCCGCGCGTGCCGGTGTGGCGGCGAGCGAAGCGGCGCGCGAGGCCACGCTCCTCAGCGTCAGCGGCGCGACCGCCAGCGGCTATGTCACCCTGCTCGCGCTCGACGCGCGGCTCGACACGCTCAAACGCACGCTCGCGGTGCAGCAGAAGTCGGTCCACTATGCGCAGCGGCGCGCGGAGGTCGGCTACACCTCGCAGCTCGAATGGCGTCAGGCGCAGGCAGAGTATCAGTCGACCGCGCAATTGGTGCCGCAGGTCGAGGCGCAGATCGCGCGGCAGGAGAATGCGCTGTCGGTGCTGACCGGCGCGCTGCCGGGGGCGATCCGGCGCGGCGGTACGCTCACCAGCCTCACCCAGCCCCCGCCCCCCGCGATCGTCCCGTCCGAACTCCTGCGCCGCCGTCCCGACATTGCGGCGGCCGAATATCAGCTCGCGGCGAGCGACGCGCAGATGCGGGCCGCCCGCGCGCGCTTCCTGCCGACGATCGGGATCAGCGGGTCGGTCGGAACGGTCTTCTCCGACCTTTTGAAGTCGCCAATCTCGATCTGGTCGCTGGGCGGAAGCGTGCTCGCGCCGATCTTCGACGGCGGGCGCCTCAAGGGTCAGCTGACCTCGGCGACCGCGCGGCGCGACCAGGCGGCCTTCGCCTATCGCGGCACCGTGCTCACCGCCTTCCGCGAGGTCGAGGACCGGCTCGCGACGCTCGCCCGCCTGCGCGACCAGCAGGCCGCGCTCGACGCGCAACGGGTCGCGGTGGCCGACGCGCTGCGCCACGCGCGCAACCGCTATGACGCGGGCTATTCGCCCTACATCGAGCAGGTCGACGCGCAGCGCAGCCTGCTCGGCGTCGAGCTGTCGCTGGTGCAGCTTCGCGCCGACCGGCTGAACGCGCTGATCGGCCTCTACCAGGCGGTCGGCGGCGCGCCGCCGGTGGCCGCGTCGAGGCCGATTGCAAGCGCTGGCGGATAG
- a CDS encoding transglutaminase family protein, with the protein MTILTISHVTRYTYRQPVSFGEHRIFVRPRESYDQHLLEARLDITPEPAELRWTQDVFGNSLALATFNRRAKELRIDSWIRLKHSPLLNDEVEIEPYARRYPFGYSPDDMPDLLRSMERQHHDPERILDHWARKFVKKSAETDTLAMLTAMTNAIRRDFTYLPRAEKGTQRPIETLQKRQGTCRDFAVLMIEACRALGLAAHFVSGYLYNPKGTSGRVGGGSTHAWVRIFLPGSGWVEFDPTNGIVGNSGLIRVAVARDPAQAIPISGTWSGFPASDLGMEVTVDVTLDEQVEPEIPAVPATVSRKSS; encoded by the coding sequence ATGACGATCCTGACCATCTCCCATGTGACGCGCTACACGTACCGGCAGCCCGTATCCTTCGGCGAACACCGCATATTTGTCCGTCCGCGCGAAAGCTACGACCAGCATCTGCTCGAAGCCCGCCTGGACATCACGCCCGAGCCCGCCGAACTGCGGTGGACCCAGGACGTGTTCGGTAACTCCCTCGCGCTCGCGACGTTCAATCGCCGGGCCAAGGAATTGCGGATCGACAGCTGGATCCGCCTCAAGCACAGCCCGCTGCTGAACGACGAGGTCGAGATCGAGCCCTACGCCCGGCGCTATCCCTTCGGCTATTCGCCCGACGACATGCCCGACCTGCTTCGCTCGATGGAGCGCCAGCACCACGATCCCGAGCGGATCCTCGACCATTGGGCGCGCAAGTTCGTCAAGAAGAGCGCCGAGACCGACACGCTGGCGATGCTGACCGCGATGACCAACGCGATCCGCCGCGACTTCACCTACCTGCCGCGCGCCGAGAAGGGCACGCAGCGACCGATCGAGACCCTCCAGAAGCGCCAGGGCACCTGCCGCGATTTTGCGGTGCTGATGATCGAGGCCTGCCGCGCACTGGGACTCGCCGCCCACTTCGTCTCGGGCTATCTGTATAATCCCAAAGGAACTTCGGGGCGTGTCGGGGGTGGTAGCACACATGCGTGGGTCCGGATCTTCCTGCCCGGTTCGGGCTGGGTCGAGTTCGACCCGACCAACGGGATCGTCGGGAATTCGGGCTTGATCCGGGTCGCCGTCGCCCGCGATCCGGCGCAAGCCATTCCGATTTCCGGGACGTGGAGCGGGTTTCCCGCCAGCGACCTCGGGATGGAAGTCACCGTCGACGTCACGCTCGATGAGCAAGTCGAACCAGAAATCCCGGCCGTTCCGGCCACCGTATCGAGAAAGTCCTCTTAA
- a CDS encoding MFS transporter produces MAQPPVLEDPRSGYTFRPHEMPLIPGSPATPDHPRRRRVAYLLIGLFVGLVGGAQNGFLLANTPALQGSLSLTPVEAGWLSVSFYASYACMSMLLLRMRQEYGIQPFVRYAMVGLLAANTVQMLELGYGTELAARAVAGLAASGLSALSIYYLMQGLPPAARIGGMVLGTGLSQIAFPLARAISPTLLVDGGIDRAFEFQFALSLLVLGLVTVFRLPPGQRRETFEWLDVPSTALFVTGVMALVTFLIQGRIVWWDTPWLGAVLAVAVLGLGGCLLLESRRCNPMLHTRWLSSRAILSLAITGAGVRVLVSEQSFGASGLFASLGYANEQLTGYYWVLTGASVAGAVLSLVRLDPKDLTRPILFAILVIAIAAFADTRTGVLSRPNNLYLTQAAIAFAAVYAMGPVLMQGMVRALAAGPGHVVSFIAIFSLSQTLGGLAGTAGLSALQTIRLKTHLLDASATLTAANPQLAEGLRRAATSAASTVSDPALRQSLAAGQVSREAGREAAVLAFNDVFFVIGWLAVIAFVVVLVPWVINRVRGHNPLGKELAALQAMTNRSQ; encoded by the coding sequence ATGGCCCAGCCCCCCGTTCTCGAAGATCCCCGGTCGGGCTATACCTTCCGGCCGCACGAGATGCCGCTCATTCCCGGCTCGCCCGCGACCCCGGACCATCCCCGCCGCCGCCGCGTCGCCTATCTGCTGATCGGGCTGTTCGTCGGACTGGTCGGCGGCGCGCAGAACGGCTTTCTCCTCGCCAACACCCCGGCGCTTCAGGGCTCGCTGTCGCTGACCCCGGTCGAGGCCGGCTGGCTCTCGGTCTCCTTCTACGCGAGCTATGCCTGCATGAGCATGCTGCTCCTCCGGATGCGGCAGGAATATGGCATCCAGCCGTTCGTCCGCTACGCGATGGTCGGCCTGCTCGCCGCGAACACGGTGCAGATGCTCGAGCTTGGCTACGGGACCGAGCTTGCCGCCCGCGCGGTCGCGGGACTGGCCGCGAGCGGCCTCTCGGCGCTGTCGATCTATTATCTGATGCAGGGGCTTCCGCCCGCAGCAAGGATCGGGGGCATGGTGCTCGGCACCGGCCTGTCGCAGATCGCCTTCCCCCTCGCCCGCGCCATCTCGCCCACCCTGCTGGTTGACGGCGGGATCGACCGGGCGTTCGAATTCCAGTTCGCGCTGTCGCTGCTGGTGCTCGGGCTCGTCACCGTCTTCCGGCTGCCGCCCGGGCAACGGCGCGAGACTTTCGAATGGCTCGACGTGCCGAGCACCGCCTTGTTCGTCACCGGCGTGATGGCGCTCGTGACCTTCCTCATCCAGGGGCGGATCGTCTGGTGGGATACGCCGTGGCTGGGCGCGGTGCTGGCGGTGGCGGTGCTTGGGCTCGGCGGGTGCCTTCTCCTCGAGTCCCGCCGCTGCAATCCGATGCTCCACACGCGCTGGCTGTCGAGCCGCGCGATCCTCTCGCTCGCCATCACCGGCGCAGGCGTGCGCGTGCTGGTCTCCGAGCAGAGCTTCGGCGCAAGCGGGTTGTTCGCGTCGCTCGGCTACGCCAACGAGCAGCTCACCGGCTATTATTGGGTGCTGACGGGGGCGAGCGTCGCGGGCGCGGTGCTGTCGCTCGTGCGGCTCGATCCCAAGGACCTCACCCGCCCGATCCTGTTCGCGATCCTCGTCATCGCCATTGCGGCCTTCGCCGACACCCGCACAGGCGTCCTCTCGCGGCCGAACAACCTTTACCTGACCCAGGCCGCGATCGCCTTTGCCGCGGTCTACGCCATGGGTCCGGTCCTGATGCAGGGGATGGTCCGTGCGCTCGCGGCGGGACCGGGCCATGTGGTCAGCTTCATCGCGATCTTCTCGCTGTCGCAGACGCTGGGCGGCCTCGCCGGCACGGCCGGGCTGTCGGCGCTCCAGACCATCCGCCTCAAGACCCACCTGCTCGACGCCAGCGCGACCTTGACCGCCGCCAACCCGCAGCTCGCAGAGGGCCTGCGCCGCGCCGCGACCAGCGCCGCCTCGACCGTCTCCGACCCCGCGCTCCGCCAGAGCCTCGCTGCGGGCCAGGTGTCGCGCGAGGCGGGCCGCGAGGCGGCGGTCCTCGCCTTCAACGACGTGTTCTTCGTGATCGGGTGGCTCGCCGTCATCGCCTTCGTGGTGGTGCTCGTGCCGTGGGTGATCAACCGCGTGCGCGGGCACAATCCGCTCGGCAAGGAGCTCGCCGCCCTTCAAGCCATGACCAACCGGAGCCAATGA
- a CDS encoding N-formylglutamate amidohydrolase has protein sequence MLNPDAPSPFLLLGDHAGNVIPRGMADLGLDETERTRHIAWDIGIAALGEALSERLNATFIRQTYSRLVIDCNRRPGAPDSIPPVSDGTAIAANAALDAAGAAARADAIHAPYQAVIGEAIERRLAAGQETILIALHSFTPRMRGIDRPWKVGILHDKGDSRFARAMLEYFARDPDLHAGDNEPYSMDIIDYTIPFHAYDRRLPYAEIEIRQDLLADEAGIAEWCDRTEQALISARARYRDL, from the coding sequence GTGCTTAATCCCGATGCGCCCTCCCCGTTCCTGCTGCTCGGCGATCATGCCGGAAATGTCATTCCAAGGGGGATGGCGGACCTCGGCCTCGACGAGACCGAGCGCACGCGGCACATCGCCTGGGACATCGGGATCGCGGCGCTGGGCGAGGCGCTGTCGGAACGGCTGAACGCCACCTTCATCCGCCAGACCTATTCGCGGCTGGTGATCGACTGCAACCGGCGGCCCGGCGCGCCCGATTCGATTCCCCCCGTGAGCGACGGGACGGCGATCGCCGCCAATGCCGCGCTCGATGCAGCGGGCGCGGCGGCGCGCGCGGATGCGATCCATGCGCCCTACCAGGCGGTGATCGGCGAGGCGATCGAGCGCCGGCTGGCGGCGGGCCAGGAAACGATCCTCATCGCGCTGCACAGCTTCACGCCCCGGATGCGCGGGATCGACCGGCCGTGGAAGGTCGGCATCCTCCACGACAAGGGCGACAGCCGTTTCGCCCGCGCCATGCTCGAATATTTCGCGCGCGACCCCGACCTTCATGCCGGGGACAATGAGCCTTATTCGATGGACATCATCGACTACACGATCCCGTTCCACGCCTACGATCGCCGCCTGCCCTATGCCGAGATCGAGATTCGGCAGGACCTGCTCGCCGACGAAGCGGGGATCGCGGAGTGGTGCGACCGGACCGAACAGGCGTTGATTTCTGCCCGTGCGCGGTATCGCGACCTTTAG
- a CDS encoding response regulator — protein MTGTDDFPEFERWGLRFEPWVRTVAVDDRRTLLDPRSGSVFETLARRFGQCVTKEELLRTAWPGQIVQENSLAKAISKLRQAIAGSDIEIVASYGLGYVMRTVEGAVPREPEPEPRAALGEPVPAPRERPVGKAVALGLTILLLAGAGAATIDRSRAPAEVRKGPLLTHDAPGSVATILWVDDHPSNNSQQVADFRKNQIAVHLAETTEDALKLLAMNHYDLVISDLGRGEDRLAGLKMTEALRARGDKVPVLIYTIRAKDAEGQAAQRRMVAEAGATGLVVTPQEVRTDVLRRLSATSS, from the coding sequence ATGACAGGGACGGACGACTTTCCCGAATTCGAACGATGGGGCCTGCGCTTCGAACCGTGGGTGCGCACCGTCGCGGTCGATGACCGCCGGACCTTGCTCGACCCGCGCTCGGGCAGCGTGTTCGAAACGCTCGCCCGCCGCTTTGGACAATGCGTCACCAAGGAAGAGCTGCTGCGCACTGCCTGGCCTGGGCAGATCGTCCAGGAGAACAGCCTCGCCAAGGCGATCAGCAAGCTGCGCCAGGCGATCGCCGGGTCGGATATCGAGATCGTCGCATCTTACGGCCTCGGCTACGTCATGCGCACGGTCGAAGGGGCGGTCCCGCGCGAGCCCGAACCCGAGCCGCGCGCCGCGCTCGGCGAACCCGTGCCGGCACCGCGCGAGCGGCCGGTCGGCAAGGCGGTCGCGCTCGGCCTCACCATCCTGCTTCTCGCTGGCGCCGGAGCCGCGACCATCGACCGCTCACGGGCACCCGCCGAAGTCCGCAAGGGCCCGCTGCTGACCCATGATGCGCCGGGCTCGGTCGCGACCATCCTGTGGGTCGACGACCATCCGTCGAACAACAGCCAGCAAGTCGCCGACTTCCGCAAGAACCAGATTGCGGTGCACCTCGCCGAGACCACCGAGGATGCGCTCAAGCTCCTCGCGATGAACCATTACGACCTGGTGATCAGCGACCTCGGGCGCGGCGAGGACCGGCTCGCCGGGCTCAAGATGACCGAGGCGCTGCGGGCGCGCGGCGACAAGGTGCCCGTGCTCATCTACACGATCCGCGCCAAGGATGCCGAAGGGCAGGCGGCGCAGCGGCGGATGGTTGCCGAGGCGGGGGCGACGGGACTGGTCGTGACGCCGCAGGAAGTGCGGACCGACGTCCTTCGACGCCTGTCCGCGACCTCCTCCTAG
- a CDS encoding HlyD family secretion protein — MSEDQVLDRPATEVDAPDAAVADASPATARPKGWSPNVSRPKLVGGIFVIVAGVLAALWAWGLPPFDSGDETTNNAYVRGQTTVISPQVAGYLIAVPVKDFDRVQPGQLLARIDPTPFQQRVRQGEASIAAQRATLANSQQSLRSGEAQMRLQDAAVSAARAGLEKAQADMRRIDELAGEGSVSLRERDQARAALKQAQASVQQAQAQRAIAAEQVRTVQVGRGALEAQVEGADVSAQLARIDLSRTEIRAPRAGRLSEISARVGQLVSAGTQLMYLVPDELWVTANFKETQTAKMRVGQRATLTVDALGGEKLTGRVQSIAPAAGTEFSLVKPDAGAGNFVKVPQRIAVRIALDRNQPLSQRLGPGMSVVATVHTAGGK; from the coding sequence ATGAGTGAAGACCAGGTCCTCGATCGACCCGCGACCGAGGTGGATGCCCCAGACGCGGCGGTTGCCGACGCCAGCCCAGCGACGGCCCGGCCCAAGGGCTGGTCGCCCAATGTCTCGCGCCCGAAGCTCGTCGGCGGGATCTTCGTCATCGTCGCGGGTGTCCTCGCGGCGCTCTGGGCGTGGGGGCTGCCCCCCTTCGACAGCGGCGACGAGACCACCAACAACGCTTATGTGCGCGGGCAGACGACGGTGATCAGCCCGCAGGTCGCGGGTTATTTGATCGCGGTTCCGGTCAAGGATTTCGACCGGGTGCAGCCGGGCCAGCTCCTCGCGCGGATCGACCCCACGCCCTTCCAGCAGCGGGTCCGGCAGGGCGAGGCGAGCATCGCCGCGCAGCGCGCGACCCTCGCCAACAGCCAGCAGAGCCTGCGCTCGGGCGAAGCGCAGATGCGGCTTCAGGACGCCGCGGTCAGCGCCGCGCGCGCCGGGCTGGAGAAGGCGCAAGCCGACATGCGCCGGATCGACGAACTCGCGGGCGAAGGCTCGGTCTCGCTACGCGAACGCGACCAGGCGCGCGCCGCCTTGAAGCAGGCGCAGGCGAGCGTGCAGCAGGCGCAGGCGCAGCGGGCGATCGCGGCCGAACAGGTCCGCACGGTGCAGGTCGGCCGCGGCGCGCTGGAAGCACAGGTCGAGGGCGCCGACGTCTCGGCCCAACTCGCCCGCATCGACCTCTCGCGGACCGAGATACGCGCGCCGCGCGCGGGCCGGCTGAGCGAGATTTCGGCGCGGGTCGGGCAGCTGGTCTCGGCGGGAACGCAGCTCATGTATCTGGTGCCCGACGAATTGTGGGTCACGGCCAATTTCAAGGAAACGCAGACCGCCAAGATGCGGGTCGGCCAGCGCGCGACGCTGACGGTGGATGCGCTCGGCGGCGAGAAGCTCACGGGCCGGGTCCAGAGCATCGCGCCGGCGGCGGGCACCGAGTTCAGCCTGGTCAAGCCCGACGCGGGCGCGGGCAATTTCGTCAAGGTGCCGCAGCGCATCGCGGTCCGGATCGCGCTCGACCGCAATCAGCCACTCTCCCAGCGCCTCGGGCCGGGCATGTCGGTGGTGGCGACCGTCCACACCGCCGGGGGCAAGTGA
- a CDS encoding DUF6481 family protein: MKAYTNTTFQDRASQAAEAKQRKIEMLRKKPPVDRAAEEARVASQARREAAEAEKRANRKAAEEAARQAALDEKKAAEDAEAERLAKIKPELTEEERKAARDARYAARKARR; this comes from the coding sequence ATGAAAGCCTATACGAATACCACGTTCCAGGACCGCGCTTCGCAGGCCGCAGAAGCCAAGCAGCGCAAGATCGAGATGCTCCGCAAGAAGCCGCCGGTCGATCGGGCCGCCGAAGAAGCCCGCGTCGCCTCGCAGGCCCGGCGCGAGGCCGCCGAGGCCGAGAAGCGCGCGAACCGCAAGGCCGCCGAGGAAGCCGCCAGGCAGGCTGCCCTCGACGAGAAGAAGGCCGCAGAAGACGCCGAGGCCGAGCGGCTGGCGAAGATCAAGCCCGAGCTGACCGAAGAAGAGCGCAAGGCCGCGCGCGACGCTCGTTACGCTGCCCGCAAGGCCCGGCGCTAA
- a CDS encoding M1 family metallopeptidase, whose amino-acid sequence MRTLPLLLLSASLLPGAALAQPAQDRIESSVTQLPRTAIPRHYSVEVTPDAANLRFAGKVAIDLDVVKPTNSLTLNAKDLKLGAVSIQRAGGGAAQRGRAVVSKANETATLTFPARLQAGRYRLSIAYDGVINEQATGLFALDSKAPDGSPRRSLFTQFEASDARAFVPSWDEPDYKTPWDLSAVVPANQMAIGNMPVAKTAALPGGKKRVTFGTTPLMSSYLLFFASGDFGRISKTVDNTEVAITVGRGNEAKARTALDAEGQVLTYYNQYFGTRYPLPKLENVAGPGQSQFFGAMENWGAIFTFERILLDDPAITTEAERHDIFGVQAHEMAHQWFGDLVTMAWWDDLWLNEGFASWMANKTEQHFHPEWGGDVDHVASREAALSIDALSTTHPIVQQVRTVEQANQAFDTITYQKGESVIAMLEGFAGPDVWQRGIQAYVAKHKYGNTVSDDLWSAVEGAGARGLTRIAHDFTLQPGIPLIRVGPATCAGGTVRATLTQDQYSEDKQGKLTPLSWHVPVRAMTVGGTPTALVTEGRTTTLSAPGCGPLLLNAGQTGYYRTLYQPNQLAELTRAFASLGPVDQYGLLNDTSALSRSGYQAYAPALDMLAAVPGNAHPKVAASALGKWSGLYGLFSGDAASQALVAAQIEARFKPMLDRMGLAPREGEPVMDATLRPQLISVLGEVGDPAVRAEARRLFAAPAAIPGSLKSTWLGVVAYDADEATWEKLHQLAQTATGSVERTTYYELLGRTKNESLARRALDLALTPEPGKTVSSGIISAVAAEHPEMALDFALAHLAQVRSLVDSSGWSRFLAQLGAGSGKPETIAKLDAYARANVAASDRKPITQVTTRIATRLSENGRLKPAALAWLRTHKA is encoded by the coding sequence ATGCGTACACTGCCCCTCTTGCTTCTGAGTGCGTCGCTTCTTCCCGGGGCCGCGCTCGCGCAGCCCGCGCAGGACCGGATCGAATCCAGCGTCACGCAATTGCCCCGCACCGCCATCCCGCGCCACTACAGCGTCGAGGTGACGCCCGACGCGGCGAACCTGCGCTTTGCGGGCAAGGTCGCGATCGACCTCGACGTGGTGAAGCCGACGAACAGCCTCACGCTGAACGCCAAGGACCTCAAGCTGGGCGCGGTGTCGATCCAGCGCGCGGGCGGCGGCGCGGCGCAGCGCGGCCGGGCGGTCGTCAGCAAGGCGAACGAGACCGCCACCCTCACCTTCCCCGCCAGGCTCCAGGCCGGCCGCTACCGGCTGAGCATCGCTTATGACGGCGTCATCAACGAGCAGGCGACCGGGCTGTTCGCGCTCGACAGCAAGGCACCCGACGGAAGCCCGCGCCGCTCGCTCTTTACGCAGTTCGAAGCCTCCGACGCCCGCGCCTTCGTGCCGAGCTGGGACGAGCCCGACTACAAGACGCCGTGGGACCTGTCGGCGGTGGTGCCCGCGAACCAGATGGCGATCGGCAACATGCCCGTCGCGAAGACCGCGGCGCTGCCTGGCGGCAAAAAGCGCGTCACTTTCGGCACCACGCCCTTGATGTCGAGCTACCTCCTGTTTTTCGCCAGCGGCGACTTCGGCCGCATCTCGAAGACGGTCGACAACACCGAGGTCGCGATCACCGTCGGCCGCGGCAACGAAGCCAAGGCCCGCACCGCGCTCGACGCCGAAGGCCAGGTGCTGACCTATTACAACCAGTATTTTGGGACGCGCTATCCGCTTCCTAAGCTCGAGAATGTCGCCGGCCCCGGCCAGTCGCAATTCTTCGGCGCGATGGAGAATTGGGGCGCGATCTTCACCTTCGAGCGGATCCTGCTCGACGATCCCGCCATCACCACCGAGGCCGAGCGCCACGACATCTTCGGCGTCCAGGCGCACGAGATGGCGCACCAGTGGTTCGGCGATCTCGTCACCATGGCGTGGTGGGACGACCTCTGGCTGAACGAGGGTTTCGCCAGCTGGATGGCAAACAAGACCGAGCAGCATTTCCACCCCGAATGGGGCGGCGACGTCGACCATGTCGCCTCGCGCGAGGCGGCGCTGTCGATCGACGCCCTGTCGACGACGCATCCGATCGTCCAGCAGGTCCGCACGGTCGAACAGGCCAACCAGGCGTTCGACACGATCACCTATCAGAAGGGCGAATCGGTGATCGCGATGCTCGAGGGCTTCGCCGGCCCCGACGTCTGGCAGCGCGGCATCCAGGCCTATGTCGCCAAGCACAAATACGGGAACACCGTCAGCGACGACCTGTGGTCGGCGGTCGAGGGCGCGGGCGCCAGGGGCCTGACGCGCATCGCGCACGACTTCACGTTGCAGCCGGGTATTCCCCTGATCCGCGTCGGCCCCGCGACCTGCGCCGGCGGCACGGTGCGCGCGACCCTGACGCAGGACCAGTATAGCGAGGACAAGCAAGGCAAGCTGACTCCGCTGTCATGGCACGTCCCGGTGCGCGCGATGACCGTCGGGGGCACGCCGACCGCGCTCGTCACCGAAGGGCGGACCACGACGCTCAGCGCGCCGGGCTGCGGCCCGCTGCTGCTCAACGCCGGGCAGACGGGCTATTACCGGACGCTCTACCAGCCCAACCAGCTCGCCGAACTGACCCGCGCCTTCGCGAGCCTCGGGCCGGTCGACCAATATGGCCTCCTCAACGACACCAGCGCATTGTCGCGCTCGGGCTATCAGGCCTATGCCCCCGCGCTCGACATGCTCGCGGCGGTGCCGGGCAATGCCCATCCCAAGGTGGCGGCGAGCGCGCTCGGCAAATGGTCGGGGCTCTACGGCCTGTTCTCGGGCGATGCGGCCAGCCAGGCGCTCGTCGCGGCGCAGATCGAGGCGCGGTTCAAGCCGATGCTCGACCGCATGGGCCTCGCCCCGCGCGAGGGCGAGCCGGTGATGGACGCGACGCTCCGGCCGCAGTTGATATCCGTGCTCGGCGAAGTGGGCGATCCCGCGGTGCGAGCCGAGGCGCGTCGCCTGTTCGCCGCCCCCGCCGCCATCCCGGGCTCGCTCAAGTCGACCTGGCTCGGTGTCGTCGCCTACGATGCCGACGAGGCGACGTGGGAGAAACTCCACCAGCTCGCGCAGACCGCCACCGGCTCGGTCGAGCGCACGACCTATTACGAGCTGCTCGGGCGGACGAAGAACGAATCGCTCGCGCGCCGCGCGCTCGACCTCGCTTTGACGCCGGAACCGGGCAAGACCGTGAGCTCGGGGATCATCTCGGCGGTCGCGGCGGAGCATCCCGAAATGGCGCTCGACTTCGCGCTCGCGCACTTGGCGCAGGTGCGAAGCCTGGTCGACAGCTCGGGCTGGTCGCGCTTTCTCGCCCAGCTCGGCGCGGGCAGCGGGAAGCCCGAGACGATCGCCAAGCTCGACGCCTACGCCAGGGCCAATGTCGCAGCGAGCGACCGCAAGCCGATCACGCAGGTCACGACGCGGATCGCGACGCGCCTGTCGGAGAACGGGCGCCTGAAGCCTGCCGCGCTCGCGTGGCTACGCACGCACAAGGCGTGA